From Osmerus mordax isolate fOsmMor3 chromosome 7, fOsmMor3.pri, whole genome shotgun sequence:
GTTCATCCATGGCTAAGCAGTTGGGAGCAGAGGCCTACCTGGAGTGTTCAGCTTTCACCTCAGAGAAGAGCATCAACAGTGTGTTCCGCACAGCAGCCTTGGCCTGCCTCAACAAGCTGCAGCCCTCATCCAAACCTAGTCCCACCCGACGCCTCTCCAAGaggctcctccacctgcccagcAAGTCTGAgttgctctcctccaccttcaacAAGGATAAGGCCAAAAGCTGCTCCATCATGTGAATAAGATGGCTGCTGGGTAGAGGCATTCCATTGGCTGGTTCAGTTGACTGGAGGGTACGGGATGCTTGGAGATGAGGGGATTTGGgtgaaaaaaagaggacaacaTTTTCTCcagacccctctctcctccacatcctgCCTACCCTCGCTGACGACCCCCATGTGGTCATCTCTTTACTGTAGCTTCACACTGCCACATGATCCTCACCCCACCCACGTTCCAACATACATATTAGTAAACCTGAGTGTGATCGATACTCAGTTTCTCTGCCCTTTCAACTCCAAAGGTGGTTGTAAACACTGCATTTGATTACATTACGTTGATGAGACCTTTTCAGAATGCAGTGGTGTGTGCTTTCTCCTATCCATCTCCATCTTACTCAGTGTTAATATAAAAACGTGATACCTGCTGAAAAGGCTCAGATGGACACCTACAGTCATGTGGTACAGAAGACTGAAAAAGAGGGGCCTGTAGAGTAAGTCCTTAGACTCCATAACCTCAGCAGTACTACATCCAAAAAGTTACCTTTGTAAAGGACAGTGGGGTATAGGGGAGGGATATGGCAAGCAGTGTCTTCAGTAGAAGCTGTGGGAAGGATGAAGCACAACCAGGACTGAAGCAGTACAATGTGACTCCTCACTCACATGGGCCACCAACAGTCTCGGGAGGGCATGCTGTGACAGATAAGACGGAGAGCCATATAAAGGATGCGggtatttgtttttgtcacccttcctcccctttTATGAGTTGCCATCCATCTCAGTTCTAATGGCCTCTCTTCTGTATCCCCGTTATTACCTCAGGTATTGATTGAGAGGTTCTAGAATGTGCTGTTCATTATTATTTCTCTCGTGATGCAGTAAATGCTGCTCTTTGGACAGCGGCATTACCTGTTCTCTTGAGGAAATATATTAAGAAATCTTGATTTCACATCAGCCCTTTCATGTCCATCTGTTTACTCTGAAATGCCAAAAGCAGAAAGACCCCTGGCTAATGTAAGATTTGGATCATTTCTCTTTCTAAAATCTTGCGGTTACATAAACCTTGAGCTTTTATCTGTAACATCGAAAGAGTCAAGTAACCATGATGCCTAAATAAGCTGAATCGTGCCTGGGATCAGCTAAATCTAGGTCCTCCTCCTGTGGCAAGGGTGACAGCCCATCTGGGGTTCGTCATTCCAATAGTCTGGCTAGTTGCCTTGAAAAAAGAAGGTGTCTCTTTCAACTGAGTGTTCTTGTGGGTGTCTGGATCATGATACGGGAGGTGGGTTTTAATACAAATGAACAAACAGGCTGGTCCTGTATGGAGAAAGTTGTTTTAACATTTTCTTCTCACTTATATTTTCAAGTCTTTCGTGATTATTTCTGTTTTCAGAAATACCCTTCTTAAAACTATTTGTTGTTATCTTTGTTGAGGTCCTTATTGAATTTTCTGAAGTAATATGGTTTTAGGGGCTGCCAACAGCTGACTAATTGAGAATGGGTGATTTGTAGGTTTGCACAGAGGCTCAGAGTTCCTCGCCATACAGAACACTGGAATTTAATGTGTTGCCTAGCAACACCATGAGCAGGGCAAGAGCTGAGTCCTGGTTACTGGGATGCCATGGTtcctgtgtctgagagagaaggatggctCTCCAGCAGGGAGCCTCACTTTTCATTTTGTAGCATCAGACAGGGGCCTTCTCTCACCATGCTGATGGCTGGACAGATAACAAACTGTAATCATCCCCAAACTGGTGGTGGCAGTTTGGGGCCTTTTGGAAACAACATAACCATTAGTAGGCTATAGTGCGTAGCATGACCTTACATCTGCCAGAGCTGTTAAGACAAAGTCAATTTGACTGAGAAATCATGTCACAAAGGAATCTCGTTTATTTTCTGTGGACAGACTTTCTATGGTTGTAGATATTTCTTTGTTGAGATGGTTGTTGAACTCCAAAGGATGTTATCAAAGGAAGCTAGTGTCAAGACGAGTGATAGACCTAATCATGTCTCATCGGATGTGTCGCCAGGTTGGTTTGAGAATGGAGTTAGCTTGTATTGTTGATGTTTAGGCACCTGGAATGACCAGTTAAACCATGAAATATTGTTCCCGGCGTGTTTTACAGTTTCCTATAGGTGTTCGCTTAATTTATTCAATACTGTATCACTCGTAATTTTATTTGATGTGCAGTAGGCTAAAGCCTTGCCCTAAACTATGTTGAAGGCCTGTGCTTTTAACCATCCTTTTCATTTATTGTTAATTAATCTGAATAAAGATAATGTATCTGTTCTTCAGATACATTACTTTTCTGCCTTTTTATTCTTGGAGACTCACAACACGTGTCACAGATGCACATTCTGTAGTAAGGAGAACTCAGACACCGGCAGCCCACGAAAATATAAATTGATAAAATTGACAAAGGCATCAAACCACAACACAGCAATAACAGCACAAAAGCATTGTCATACACAAAACGTTTGCCAAAACGCAGAATTTCAAATCAAGTGTAATAATGCTTTTGTGTTGTCACTTAATGCTGAGGTTTTGTACATGTTCGTTTTTTCCAATTATCTTCTGTTAATGCTATTATGTCAAGGATTAATGTTATTGTGTTGTGAGCTTTTGTTTTCTTCGCTAATGTTGTTTTGAATAAAAACTAGAATTGATTGGCATGGCTGATAACATATTACAAATGTGCAGTCATGATTAATGCAATTGAAGACTATGCTGTAGGCCTAGTTGAATGCCTAAGTCTTAACATTTGGAAGAAAAAGCAGCATGAGCATAGGACAGAAAGTTATAATTATATGAATGATTCTTATAGTTTATTCTCTTTCAAAAGGAGCTCTTAAGCTTTAACCATAGCAATCTACATATGAATAACCACTAAAACAAGCAGTAAAGTGTTTCTGTATGAAATTGGATTCCAGATTGAAGATATGTAGAGTTACAGAGAAATGTTTGATAACTGGGCTGGTCACTGCTCATTGTTAGGTTTTCTGGAGGACTGATGTTGCTGTTATACATTCACCAAGAGACTGATGTAACAGCAGAATATTATGCAATGGTCAGGGTCACATAGTATTCCAAAAATCCTTACTGGCCCCCTTTATAGTGTTTCattgtcaataaaaaaaaggtaTAGCATTAAAATCAAATAATAATCAGATTAAGATTTTTGATTGCTGTCATGATGTCACAATAACAATATAGCAGTGAGGCATGAGCATAGTCCAGGGATGCAgcactctgcctgcctgcctgcctgtctctttctctctatctatctctctctctctctctctctctcacacacacacacacacaccacacattatTCCAATGGGTTATGCGTGAGGAGCAAGGCCGGGTATTTTGAGTCATGTACCCTGTGGTTAGAGACCATAGCAGAAGCATCCAAACATCTTTGGATAGCTTTGACCAATGACTagctctgtctctttatcctTCTACATTTTACATCCATcatgcacccccctcccctatttCTTCTATCTCAGTCTACACATTATGTCATCATAGTTTTACGTTTTATATTTTGATCTTTAACAATTTTTATCCCTATCTGTGTCTTACTGTCTGCATTTGgatgtatgtacagtactgaCACAAGGTTAGGGTAGGTTTATGTTTGGGACTGCCAAGATTTCAGACAAAAGAAATCTCATTTTacttcacagaaacacacacacagatcctctacactggtactttcacagcaatagGGTACAATAAAGAGACTTCTTCAAGGGCAAATAAGAGCACGTGTCCAGAGCACATCTGGGTTGAGGTGGTGCCTGTGGGGTGcctgatacagacagacagcagaagaCTAACAGAAGTGTGAACACTTACTTCCCTTACCACAACCTCTGTATCTCCTGTACACTTCAGCCTAAGAGTCCTCCtagcagagcagagaagagcTCCTCTGGATAATTGGCTAATATGAATAGCAGGATTTAGGTTTTGGTGGTATGCTTGGGTTAATGCTggcagtgtctgtctgtttttctcactgtctacctgcctgcctatGTATGCCAGCAGAACTCACAAACATATTCCAGGAATCTGGAAAAGAAGGCAAACATCTGGCCAGGCCCAGTGAATCTATTAGCCAGTCAGCCATGACTGTCTGCTCCAGGACATACTTCTGCTGCATGGGTCTGATGGTGTGATGTATGGTGTTTTTGGCACAGCTCTGGATGTACTCATCTGCCCTACACAGGAGTGGGATGTCATGGTACTGTTCATTATGTTTTAAACAAATACTTCCTTTGTTTTCACATCATGGATCTGACTGTGCTGTGCATACAGAAAACATTATTAAAAAACACATACGGTCAACCATTTACCTTAGAATTCGTACATTCAGACTTTCCAAACTTTGATTCGACTACAGAAAATCCAAGACCTTGGACATAAACTGCCGCTTTTATATAGTCTTGATGTCTGCGCCTTTTAAATAGATGCAATAATTTTTCTtcattatatttatataaaatagATTGACAAAATGTTATTCTGGGTATATAGTAAGAGGTTTGTAAAGTCTAGACAAAAGGGAAATATGTGTAACTGGCCAGGGTGGGGCCACAGGCCAAAGGAATTTTTTCGCAAAAAGATTTAATTTGGAAGAATAGTTTTACCCTGATGCTCTCAGACAATTTTGTGGAGCTTGGTAGTAATGATCAGTTCAGCCAGCATCATTACCAAATAAGCACACAATTCAtcagacatgacacacacacacagcctttctcAGACGTGGCACTGCGACAACAGGAGAgtgaggtgggggtgtaaggttgAGGGGGTGCAGAGTTCTGCTGGATGATTACTGATGAGCTATCTGCACCCAGTCTGTGATGAAAAAACCTCCTCAGACAGAGTGCTGTTTTGGCCACTGTGACAATTGCCATAACTCTTGTTTCTTGGTACAATAAATGGGGCTCTATGAAACAGGCTCAGTGGAGCGAGGAGGGGGAACTGACATAGTGTCTGTACCCTCAGAGCGTCTGTCTGCCTAGGTTTCCATCTCAACTTTGTGTTACCAtctcttctgtctgtttgtgtgtgtgtgtctgtttttttgtgtctgtttttgtttgctTGTTTATGTCTCAAAACTTGTGTGTTTCTCCTTTATTGTATGCTGGTTGGTTTGTAACAATATAATATCTCTGGCCTGTCCAAAAGAGCCAATGGGTCGTTTTTTTGACTCATTCTTCTGTGACGGTTATGTATTCTTCAATGGATTTATTTGCCTAAAACTGTCAGTTGTGTTCAGACAGCCCTTTTGCATCCCTCTGTATGGATGTAGGTACTTTTGGCTGCCCAGTGAAGCACATTGCCTCCCCCAGACATCAGACGCCAAGGCCTGCAGCCCTGggataaaaacaaaacataaaccaTATCAAACAAGATTAGCATATTTAATGTGTTCATAGTCAAAACAAATTGCTACTAGATGGCATAGATTATGGATTAAAATGTATAATGCAACTGCAAACTTCACCATTcagtcagttttctttgtgttaAATAGAATTGGTCATAGAattgtaggggggtggggggttgcatCTGTTTTtcattgtgtcagtgtgtgtttttatcttTTGAACAGTAAGCATTATGCTGTGTACTTTGCATATATTTTATTTCCATGTGCAGAGAGGTGAGCACTACTCCTGTGCTCGTATGCATGCTTGCCCTCAACTCAGGTCTGCTGGAAAGCTATGTCCTCCTATAAGAATGCAAGGGGTTCCCAGACCTTCACCCAGACCCTTCTGTTCTACCATGGATACCCCAATTAGTAATTCTGTGCTCTCTTATCTTACCACCTTATCCTCCTTACCACTCTGGCATACCCTGAGggcttgtaaacagtgattgcTACTAAGCTGTGTAATTAGGCAGCCAAGCTTGGCATCAGTGCTTGGCATCATTTGGTTGAGGTGTGGGGGATGGGTTCAAGGCACATGGGGTGTTGGGGGTAGGGGATCCAATAGATATTCTTGTTTGGGCTGATGTGCTGATGTTGTATATCTGAAGCACATTTTGTTGTGAAGGTCAGGTAACGCTACTGCTTAAGTAAGGCTTAGTTAAGACTGGAAGAATTGTAATGGTTTGTGGAGAAGTAATCCTTAAATAATATTATAATTTGCTCTAATATTGACTCAATATGATGGATAAAGAAAAATACTTAAATGAAATATTTAGTTCACCATCACAAACAAGTGCTGTCGATAAATAACAGATGCAGAATTTAATTGTTAATATGTTGAAGTACACATTATTCACAAATGGCTATCCAGGACTTCTGACTGTCCTACTTAACCAATGATCACTCACTGTGCAGCCCTGAAACCATGTAGAATCCTAAGGATAGTTGAGCTTGCTGGGTGTAATATGTATATGAACTAATTAGGTCAGTGTCCATCAGTGATACAAGATCATAGAAAGTCAATTATTACTCTCTTACCATTGTCTACCAATTGTCAACTACGGCTTCTATCTTGCTATTGGACACAATGCAGACAACTAATGGTCTTCAGTGCACTGTTTGTAAAATCTACCTAGCTTCATGAAGTGCAGTGACTTCAGTATGAAACAGTCATCACACATgattaaacacacatacatgggaGAGTGGTTTGATTATGACAGTCTAATCACAAAGCATGCCTGGGCCATGCTTATTTTTCATGCCATGCTTTAACTAAAGGAAACAAACAGCAACAATAAACCACGACAACATGACCAATGGGAAGAAGTGCTCCTCTAGATGGTGAGCTGATCTTTTTGCACACTGATACTCTTTCACTCATCTCTACAGTACCTTACTCTCTGATCTCCCACTGAAAGCAAAATGGTCTTAGGATAAGAATGAGTATGTCTCTCATAAACCAGGCACGACTCATTTTAAGATGTATGTGTTTGAAGAGCTATGTGaaaaaatattatatatttatgtatatactATACATATAGCAAGAATATGAATATACGGGAACGCATTCCTACATCAGGGTTCTCTCTTCTCTGAGGGGGGGCTGTGGTCCTGCTCCGAATGGCAGAAAAAGCTATTTGTCCTTTAATCAGATTACCCAGGTAAAACTACACTCAATCACAGAGAGATTGATTCCCCTATAGAATCTGCTGACTACTGCACAGATAGTAAGGGGTTGGTGGCTTTTGGCGAGATGGGGAGAAGTGGGCACATGTCTCAACTAGGCTTGCAGCACTGAAGAGAAAAGTGGGGACAACAACATCAAGGACAAAGTGGAGAGTTAGGTGCAGGAACTGGCTCTAATAACAAAGCAACTGCAACAAACTCTCTGAAACCATATGGTGCTGATCAAATCTTGCCTTGCAAAATTGAGTTGAGCACCTGCTTGTCCTTCACAAGGACAAGGTGTTAACGGAACAGCATGCTCTCAAGAACAAAAATCTAGGTTAGACTGGTTATGTGTACCAGTACCCACACAAATAGGAAATAGGAATTGACACTGGCTGTTTTTCTTGTTTTCCGACATTATGATAAGTTCAATAAAAAACGTAAAAGTGTCTCCCTCTAACAACAGAGGATGAACAAAAATGTTTAGCTATAAAACAAAGAGCACATATCTTgcacaaatatttattttaaggtATTTTTTAAGTGTGCCAGTGTTCATTCTTCCAAACAGTTGATCGAGAGGCTGCTGACACAGTTTGCAAAGGCAAAATAACTCTGCCCCACTGTTAGATTATAGATAGCTGGATTTTGTATTATCAAAAGAAGTTATTAAACAAGAAGCAATATTTCTTTTAATTCGTCTATATATATGAGCACCAGAAATATGCGTTTTTCAACTCCAGAAAGCACTTTGTACAAAATGAGCATAGTTAGCTGCAAAAATTGAGAATTGTATTTTGGGGTGTGTGCTTCCTCTATGCCAGTGTCTACAGTACTCTCAGTATTGCTTGGCCGACTAGTTTGATTGCGGTGTTGAAAAGCCATTACAAGTGTGCCACCTTGTGACTGAATTGTGCACATCCTAAACATGGCTTCTCAAAATATTATTAAACGGGCACTTGGGTAGCCATGTACAAAACATTGTGGGTCCTAATGTGCACACTGCATACTCTTGGGATGTGTAGTTTTGTGTCCCATTAAAGTCACTGTCTAAAGTCCAGAGTGCACTACAATTCCTAGAAGTGATTCGTGATTTCATATCGTGCTGTGTCTTTGCGTTCGTGAAACGACGCCAAATCGCAGGGGCCTGGTTTTTAAGTTCTAAGGTTAGTATTTACGCTGTTTGTGCATTTTTACAAATATTCCCTTATTACGTTaatgaaatatgttttttgcaGCAACAATATACCAAATCACTGCACAAATAACAAGCTTTTAAGCAGCTTTTTAgtgagttagctctagctagccaGCAATGCTAGTTTGTGAATCGCGGTCTGCTACACAGACAAGTATGAGTGTGGTCATATACTAACTACTAGCTTATGCAAGCTAGTTACCTTAGCTAATTAACTTGTTTTATTGTTTAATACATTAACAATAAATGAAATAAGGAATGTAttgtttattcattcatttacagTCAGCTAGAGTCACAAACGTTGTCAACAAAGCGAAATACTATTTGAAGGCACTTTGTTAACAACGTTTGTGATTGTAGCTGACCGTAAATTAATGAAAGTGCGCTACTCAGGTGTAATTACGTAATTAGTTGTATAGGAAGTGGATATTAAATTCCAAGCGCTTTATTTAAATGGTTAAATGCTATGCCACAGTGATCGAAAACATACTATTGCCTGCCATTCACTTTTTCATAGATGGCTGGTGATCCAGCTGAAAAGAAGGATGCAGAGACTGTGGGGGTCAAGGAACGGGAACGCAAACCGAGCCGCTCACGGGAGGGTGAACGCAAAGGCTCTCCTTCCAAGGACAGAaaaccgcgccagagatcccgtGACCGAAATCGCTCCAAATCTGCAGAGAGGTCCGATGCATTTCACGAAACGGACTGACTAAGTAGCTGTTTAGTGAATGTAAATATGTTTAACTCTTCAACTTCCATCTATGCTGCAGAGATCGCCGGCCGAAAGATAAGGATAGGGACAAGGACCGAGACAGGGGCCGCAAggacagagataaagacagtCATCGGCGTGACCGCAGCAAGAAATCAAGGTTTGTGGTTGTCAAACAAGGTTTATATTTGAAACATGAAACGTTtcatatttaagatttttttttgttagaTGTTCATTTAAGACAGGTTTCTCTTATTTACAGAAGTGTGTCCCCCAAATCAAAGGAGAGGCTGAAGAGGGAAAAGGATCTTAAAAAagaggatgatgaagaagatgacaaaaagaagaaagagaaagtaggAGTTGTTTTGCAGTCTTTGTAAACACGGTTAAGGACAACACTGTGATGGTTTTCTCAGTAccggtacctctctctctaggtcCAGCCATTGTCTTTGGAGGAGCTTCTTGCCAAGaagaaggcagaggaggaggctgaaGCGAAGGTGATATGGAATGACTTATTTGAGCTAGTGCTTTTCTGTGTTTGGGTGAATACACAATGCAACTTAACTTTTCTCCGTCACTGCCTCTCAGCCCAAGTTCCTGTCTAAGGCTGAGCGGGAAGCAGAGGCTCTGAAACGGAGGGAGCTGCAGATGGAGGACAAGCGGAGGATGATCGAAGAGGACAGGAAAAAGAGGAGGGTGTTCCAGGACATAGGGAGGAAGATGATGGGTGAGCACAAGGATGCAGAATAGGCCTCAGTTGAGACTCCCATGTGTAGGTTTCTCCCACTACTGTTCGGGGTGCTCACAGGTCAGGAATAGTGAGTTCCTCTCACTGAACGTTCCTGTCTTACAGAGGACCCCCAGGAGAGGGACAGACGCgagcggagggagaggatggaacgAGAGAGCAATGGGAACGAGGAAGATGACGGCCGACAGAAGatcagagaggagaaggacaagggcAAGGAGCTCCAGGCCATCAAGGTTGGCCTTTAACCGCAGAAAGCTGATTGGTTAGTCAGAGGGGTGTGATCaagctggttggttggttgagTGATCAGATTGTGTCTGGCTGTCTCCTCAGGAGCGGTATCTCGGCGGTATGAAGAAGCGTCGGCGGACACGCCACTTGAATGACAGGAAGTTTGTCTTTGAGTGGGACGCTTCAGAAGACACGTCGACCGACTACAACCCCATGTGAgccagatgacacacacacacacaacatcccacTCGGCCTCGAATGCTGACCCTGTAATCCTCTTTCAGTTACAAAGAGAAGCACCATGTGCAGCTGTATGGGCGGGGTTTCATCGCTGGCATCGACCTGAAGCAGCAGAAGAGAGACCAGTCACATTTCTATGGCGACCTCATGGAAAAGAGACGTacactggaggagaaggagcaggaggagtgaGTCCTCTCACAAATTCTAAACACCATGCTCAATCATACATGTATTTGACAGTTTAACTCTGTAAACATTCTTGGTGTTGAAAGGACTCATTGACGTACATGGCTGGTCAATGAAATGTTTCCTAATGAGGCTGGCAATGGTACCCGGCACTTGACTGAaagtctgcccctctctccagggTGAGGCTGAAGAAGGTCCGTAAGAAGGAGGCCAAGCAGAGGTGGGACGACAGACACTGGTCTcagaagaagctggaggagatgaCAGACAGGGACTGGCGAATCTTTAGGGAGGACTACAGCATCACCACCAAGGGAGGCAAGATCCCCAACCCCATCAGGAACTGGAAAGAGTACACCATGCCCCCACACATCATTGAAGTCATCGATAGCTGTGGTTACAAGGTCaggacacctcccccccccccccccccccccccacacacacacacacacacacacacacagtgtgttcaACAGTCATGAAACCCTGTGCATGTTGTTTTCTTTTAGTTGCGTAAACTCATGTCTAACACTTGTCTTATTTGTACCTAGGAACCCACACCTATCCAGAGACAAGCCATTCCTATTGGCTTACAGAATCGTGACATCATCGGCGTGGCCGAGACGGGTAGCGGTAAAACGGCTGCCTTCCTCATCCCTCTGCTGGTCTGGATCACTACCCTGCCCAAGATTGACCGGTAAGAGAGTTTCTGTActgagtcactcactcagtacatgactggtggggtcaggggtggggtctctctcgctctccatctGTATCCACTCTCACTCTATACTGTCAATGTGAAATCATGTAATcctacacaccctctccccctcacatccTCTCTACTCCACCGTGCCTCTGTTTAGGATTGAGGACTCGGATCAGGGGCCGTACGCTGTGATCCTGGCACCCACCCGTGAGTTGGCCCAGCAGATCGAGGAGGAGACCCTCAAGTTTGGTAAACCCTTGGGGATCCGCACTGTGGCCGTGATTGGAGGCATTTCCAGAGAGGACCAGGGCTTCCGCCTCCGCATGGGCTGTGAGGTCAGACTACGGGAcaagcacacttacacactgctACTTAAAACACATCTTATAGCAGGGTAAAtaagtgtgtggttgtgcttcTGACAGATTGTAATTGCCACTCCTGGTCGTCTGATCGACGTGTTGGAGAACCGTTATCTGGTCCTGGGGCGTTGTACCTATGTGGTACTGGACGAGGCTGACCGCATGATTGACATGGGCTTCGAGCCGGACGTCCAAAAGATTCTGGAATACATCCCAGTGACCAATCAGAAACCAGACACAGACGAGGCTGAGGACCCTGAGAAGATGCTGTTGAACTTTGAGTCTGGAAAACACAAGTACAGACAGGTATGGGACTTAAATACAGCTTCTCACATCCACCCACCACCTTGTGTGATATGACATGGTAACTGTCCCTTCACCCCGCCTGTGTTTGTCAGACGGTCATGTTCACAGCCACCATGCCCGCTGCTGTGGAGCGGCTGGCCAGGAGCTATCTGCGGCGCCCTGCAGTGGTCTACATCGGCTCTGCAGGCAAACCCCACGAGAGAGTGGAACAGAAGGTCCTGCTGatgtcagagggagagaagaggtaaCACACATGCTTCCATCTATTGTTTATGTTCATCTTAGTTTGCAAAGTTTGTTACAGTGTAACTAGATGGATAAAGCCGTTAATGAAAGCAGAAGTGAGACTATAGTTGAAAGACCCAGTGCTGTTATCACCAAACATCAGCACTCATGGAAAGCCCCTTGTCCTATCAAATCTCTGGGTCAGAACGAACTGTTGTAGAAAAGACAATAGCCTACCGACTACCGTCGTCTTATTCCTTCTCTGGTCTTCTATATTACAGGAAGAGGCTTCTGGATGTTTTGGCACGTGGCTTTGAGCCGCCCATCATCATCTTTGTCAACCAGAAGAAGGGCTGTGATGTGCTGGCCAAGTCTCTGGAGAAGATGGGGGTAAGGAGCCATCTCCAGTATGAGGCCGGAAATGTGGATGTGTCACATGGGTCAATTGTTTGACTGGGAACCTGAAAACATGTTCATTTcaactgttttctctctctcccctccatctccctctcagtACAATGCTTGCACGTTGCACGGCGGCAAGGGCCAGGAGCAGCGAGAGTTTGCTCTGTCCAACCTCAAGGCTGGAGCCAAGGACATCCTGGTGGCCACAGACGTGGCTGGTCGAGGTATCGACATCCACGAC
This genomic window contains:
- the ddx23 gene encoding probable ATP-dependent RNA helicase DDX23, whose protein sequence is MAGDPAEKKDAETVGVKERERKPSRSREGERKGSPSKDRKPRQRSRDRNRSKSAERDRRPKDKDRDKDRDRGRKDRDKDSHRRDRSKKSRSVSPKSKERLKREKDLKKEDDEEDDKKKKEKVQPLSLEELLAKKKAEEEAEAKPKFLSKAEREAEALKRRELQMEDKRRMIEEDRKKRRVFQDIGRKMMEDPQERDRRERRERMERESNGNEEDDGRQKIREEKDKGKELQAIKERYLGGMKKRRRTRHLNDRKFVFEWDASEDTSTDYNPIYKEKHHVQLYGRGFIAGIDLKQQKRDQSHFYGDLMEKRRTLEEKEQEEVRLKKVRKKEAKQRWDDRHWSQKKLEEMTDRDWRIFREDYSITTKGGKIPNPIRNWKEYTMPPHIIEVIDSCGYKEPTPIQRQAIPIGLQNRDIIGVAETGSGKTAAFLIPLLVWITTLPKIDRIEDSDQGPYAVILAPTRELAQQIEEETLKFGKPLGIRTVAVIGGISREDQGFRLRMGCEIVIATPGRLIDVLENRYLVLGRCTYVVLDEADRMIDMGFEPDVQKILEYIPVTNQKPDTDEAEDPEKMLLNFESGKHKYRQTVMFTATMPAAVERLARSYLRRPAVVYIGSAGKPHERVEQKVLLMSEGEKRKRLLDVLARGFEPPIIIFVNQKKGCDVLAKSLEKMGYNACTLHGGKGQEQREFALSNLKAGAKDILVATDVAGRGIDIHDVSMVLNYDMAKNIEDYIHRIGRTGRAGKSGMALTFLTKEDSTVFYDLKQAILESPVSNCPPELANHPDAQHKPGTILTKKRREETIFA